The DNA window AACACAGAAGAATGCCAAATTTGAAGGATGAAATGAAATAAGAAGACTAAGAAGGATGGCTATTTTGCCATCTTTCTTATATTTAAGATATTACTAGTTTATTAGATAATATCATTGAAATAGTTCAAAATCGCTTCTTTAACTTGGTGTCTTGGTTCAAAAACATCATGCCCCGCATTCTGTACCCGTATAATAGTTGGGTTGTACTTCTCGTACAGATTTAACTGTTCCTCGTTCAATAGGGAACCTTCCTTAGTACCTTTAAGAACTAATAATTCTCCTCTAATGCTATCCAACGCCGATGATAGGTCACACTCTTGTGATTCGATATGCATACGCATTGGCAAATCCTTTGAATATCTTTTTCGGATAACTCCTTCATCTTCAATATAATAATCTTCTTTTTTATCTTTATTTACATCATACTATACTGTAAAAAAGTGGATTTTACATCCGGAATAATCAGAAATAAACAAAGCTACCCCGATTTCAAGTCAGGAATAGCTTTGTAAGGGTCCGTATAGTTTTATTCATTTCATTTGTCTAACTCAACAACAATCTAGTCTCGCTAGCAGCTGTTGCATTTGTTTGATGCCTTTGCATTGAGAGGATATGATGGCATACAGAATCGGCTTTAGCATCGGGCAGATATTGAAATGAAGTACGTTGTTTGACATGCGTACAGCTCCCTCGTGATGAGGAATCATTTCTCTCACAAAATTTGCATTTACACCATTTGTAATTTGGGCTGAGCCCATTTCGAAGAACATCGTTTCAGATATTTCCTTAAATCTATCCATGTAATGAGACCGTTCAAAATCAGTATTTGTCATTAAGCTACACTGTTGCTGTATGGCTTGCATATTCGCGATACTTTGTGTTTGTTCAGCAATAATGTTCAATGCGATACCTTGCAATTCAAGATTTGTAGTGTATTTCAGAATATTGTTAGACATTTCAATTGCTGCTAGGTGATGTGGAACCATCTGCCTAATAAAAATATCAGAAATACTATTGGTGAGATGTACACTTGTCATATTCTGAATCATGTTATTAAGTATTTTGAAGAAAGTATCAAGATAGGCCTTCGTCACAAGGCTCAGTTCGCAATGACTATTCATCAGGTTATAGGCTCCCTTTTTTTGAATAGTCTATTCTATTCATTAGGCTAATGTGTCTAACACTTGATCTAGGAAGACTGTATTCCCTCAAAAGCTACGGTCAGCAAATTCTTGATGAACGTATCATCCAGCTGTTCCCCTGTTATTAATAGTCTGTAGAAAATGGGTCCGAAAATTAGATCGATAGTTAATTCGATATCAAGCGTTTCCTTCAGTTCTTTCCGCTGAACTCCCCGTTCCAGAAGAAGCCGTGCTTCAAGACGACGATGATTAAAGTATCTGCTGCGGTAAGCTTCAGCCAGCCCCGGATCAAATTGTCCCTCACCAATCAGCTCCGTGATTATTTTACCTTCCCGGCTTGTCAGAAATCGGGCTAAATTAGAGGCATGAATTAATATATCGTTAAATACTGAGCCCGTATCGGGTACGGGTAGCCTTGCGGTGGCCGCAGACATAAAGCCATCCATAACAACGGCAGCCTTGTTGGACCACCATTTATATATGGTGGCTTTGCTGACCTGAGCCCGTTCGGCAATTTTATCAACCGTGACCGCCCCAAAGCCGATCTCCAGCAGCAAGTCGTAGGAAGCGTTAAGTATAGCCTTTTCGGCGTCAGCGTTACGGGGACGCCCTCTTTTGGTACTCATGGCAAATCCTCCTTATTGATGTTTCCGATTTACGATTCTCAGATAAATACTATACGTACATTATACAAAATATTTTCCTAAGAAGATAACAAAACAACTATTTACAATACTATATGTTCAGTATATTATATTGGTATCAATTAGTAAACTGAACGTACAGTATTTATAATGAGGAGGAATAACCATGAAACTCGAACGAGAAATTACACCCACTGTAAAAGAAACACAGGCTCAGCCTGAAAGTAAATCCGTACCCAACTGGATCATGATGTTGCTAGCCGTATCCTGCGGTATTATTGTCGCCAATCTGTATTATGCGCAAACTCTTGTTGGGCCTATTAGCACGGCAATGGGTCTCTCCCCCGGATCAGCAGGCTTAATTGTGACTTTGACTCAGGTGGGTTATGTTTTGGGTTTGCTGTTTATCGTTCCGCTCAGTGATATTATTGAGAATCGACGTCTGACTGTTGCAGCATTAATTATGGTCGTTGGCGCATTGGTTGCGGCTACTTTAGCTCCCAATTCGCTGATATTTCTGACTGCGTCCCTATTGATCGGACTTGGATCAGTAGCCGCTCAAATTCTGGTGCCATATGCCACCTATCTAGCCTCTGAACATCAACGCGGTCGTGTTGTAGGCAATGTAATGAGTGGGTTGCTGCTGGGAATCATGTTTGCTCGGCCGCTTGCGAGCTTCATCACAGATCTTTGGGGTTGGCAGGCCGTGTTTACGCTATCGGCGGTTCTGATAACTCTTTTGACAATACTGTTGTCCCATGCGCTGCCCAAACGCAAACCTGTACCTACCATGAATTATGGGCAGTTATTAGGTTCATTAGCTACTCTTTTAAAAGCAACACCAATTTTACGCCGCCGGGCGATTTATCAGGCCTGTCTATTTGGGGCTTTCAGTCTTTTTTGGACAGTTGTTCCTTTACGGTTAGCCGGTCACTATCATTTGTCACAGCAAGGCATCGCTTTGTTTGCCCTCGCCGGTGTTGCTGGAGCTGTCGCCGCACCTATTGCCGGGAGATTGGCTGACAAAGGTTTGTCCCATTTGATGAGCGGTCTAGCCATCGCGATTGCATTACTGGCTTTTGTAGTGACATATATATTTCAAAGCACTTCAAACACAGCTCTCATCCTGCTCGTTCTTGTTGCCATTCTGCTAGATATGGGGGTATCAGGAAGTCTCGTACTTGGCCAACGCGCCATTTATTCACTGGGAAATGAAACGAGAGGCCGCCTAAACGGATTATTTATGGCCATTTTCTTCGTGGGAGGAGCCATTGGATCGTTCATAGGAGCGTGGTCTTACGCTTACGGGGGCTGGACTTTGACCGTATTGCTAGGAATGAGTCTGCCTATTCTGGCCATGTTGTACTATTTTACGGAGAAAAGAACGGCTTGATTAATAGCTTCGCTGAGAAGAATGATTTGGCACAGTTGCTTTAATCTTAGAAAGGCAAAAAGACACTAACGAGGGGGTTAGTGTCTTTAACATGATCACGAGCTCAGTTCGGATTCATATTTTTCAAGCTTTTCAAAAACCTCATCAACCCATTTTGGGTCATCCCATAATTTTGGATTATCAACTTTTCTAACCGCAGGATGACCTGTTGCAACAGTATCCACACCATCTTTGTTTCCAAAGTACAAATCAACAATTTTTAATGACTTGTTATCAGATTGCACTAACAGTTTGCAGCTCATTCCAGACCCTTGGTTCGAAAAAGTTAAACTTAGGTAGTAAAGATCTTCATCAAGTTGCTGATACTCTGCTTCCTTAAACTCATTTTCTAAACCGAAATTTACACCCATGCCACCTATCAAATCTTGCTTTTGTTCTAATTCCAACATTTTATTTGTGAACTTAAGAAGATTCTCATTTAAGATGTAATGTTCAAATGATACTGTTTCTTGTTTCGCAACCGCTCCGGTATACAGGTTTACGAAAGCTTTTCCAAAGTTCATCATGGAATCGTAATCATCATCGCTGATCTGATCTTCTATACTTGCAATAGATTCTATCGGATTGTCTTTCAATTTTGCAATGTTTGAACTATCTTCCTTTTGTGAACAACCCACTAGGGCTAACAATACCAATATTACAAAACCAAACAGTAATTTTTTCATGGAAACTCCTTATAATACATTATGTTGGGGCGCTTATTCGAATCTCCTTGTGCTTGGCTAGTCTCTCATTTCTTTTTGCGTGTCATATTCAAAACAGCCAGCCCAAAACAGACAACCATTGTCACAATTAGCACAAGAATACTGATCCAAGCGGTTACCTTATAATCGCCAAAATAATAAGTTACCCCCATTGTTTTCTCGAATTCGATCAAAGTCTCTGCAGGCGCTCCCGAAAAGGCTTCAGAAAGGGGGACATCCATAATTACCTGCCTGAAAATGGCAACAGCATGTGATACAGGGAATATTTTGATCACAAACTGAACAGCATCCGGTAAAGAACCAACGGGGACGTAAATACCTGTCATAAACCCGATCAGTGTACCGATGATCGTACTTGCTGTAGCAAATGCATTATTGCTTTTAAAGAAGGATACTACCAAAAAGATGATGGCTGTATTTGCAAGGGTGCAAACCAAAATGAGCGCGACAACCTTACCCAATGCCACTGCAGACAGTATTTTTCCGCCGCTGACCACGATATATACTTCAATTAAAACAAGGGTAACAACACTCATGATACAACCGATCAGAAACGCACTAATCATATATCCACCCGCGATGCTACTTCTCCTTACAGGCGAGGAATTAAAATCCTTGATCATTTTCTTTTCCCGATCACTCACCATTGTACCAAAGGCACCCATAGTTGTTGTTACGGATGTCACTGCCAACAGCCCTGCCATAATCCAACTGTCCATAAGAAAGCGAATATTCCCTATTTCCTTATATTCACTCACCCAAACATCGCCTAGAAATAAGGCATATAAACCAATAATAATAAACACAGCAAGAAGCGAGAAGAATACGGTACTTTTATCTCTGAAGAAAAGGAGAAGATTTCGTTTAGCAAATCCAATCATTGTCTAAGCTCCTTTCCTGTTATACCGATAAAAGCATCATCCATCGTTCCATTTAAAACTTCAAAACCTGTAATATACGGTTTGCATTGTTCAAGAATCGGTAAAGCATCCAATGTGGATGGAATATTTATGGTTATTTTATCGACCTTTTGGGTAAATTCGATGTGGGAATCTGTCAGGAATTCAGTCAAAGTCTGGGTATCTCCCGCAAATAGGTTTAATTGATCGCTGGCATACCTATTTTTCAATTCGGACGGTGTTCCCTTTGCCGCTATGCTACCATTGTCGATCACGACTACATAATCCGCATCAGCCGCTTCTTCCATATAATGTGTAGTAAGAAACACGGTCATGTTATTTTCTTTTTGCAGCTTTTTAATGATCTCCCACACATTTTTTCTCGTTTGCGGATCAAGCCCCGTTGTTGGTTCATCTAATATTAAAATGGCTGGTGTATGTACAAGTGCGCGCGCAATATCGGCACGGCGGCGTTGACCGCCTGATAGATTTCCGTAGGGACGCTTCAAGAACTCCATAACACCTGCTGCCTCTGCAGCTTTTCGCACAGCGTCTGCTAGCGTCGTTCCTTTCGCCCCATAAAAACCGCCCCTGATTTTCATATTTTCTTCAACTGTCAGTAAACTATCTAGCAATCCGTCTTGAAACACAGCACCGATGACCGAGCGTATCTTATCATCGTCTTTGCCCAATTGGTATCCATCTATAATTATCGAGCCAGAGTCCGGTTGCAGAAATGTACAAATAATATCAATGGTTGTGGACTTCCCTGCCCCATTTGGTCCTAAAAAAGCGAACATCTTCCCCCTTTCTACGTAAAAACTGATATCTTTAACTGCCTGCAGCTTGCCATAGGATTTGCTTAAGTTCGTCACTTCTATAATTGGCTTCATGTTCAACTCACCTCACGTCCAATATATAACAACCCTTACAAAAACATTACTATGAAAAGATACAAAAAGTATATAGCTTTTATGGGATAAGAAAGCACTAACATGTGATCGAATAGAAAAAAAAGCTATCCTGATTTCAAGTCAGGATTAGCTTTGTAAAACAGTCATTATTTCATGGATAATGATGTTATGCCTTTGTTTTTAAATTTTTTAACCATTCATCCAGTTCTCTGTCGCGGTCTGCACCTACCGAGAATTCCTTAGAAGCAGCAATCTGACCATCTCTCATATAGAGTACTTTCCTTGCTTTGGCAGCGACACGCGGATCATGAGTAACGGTCATTATGGTCATTCCATCACGATTCAAATCGTCCAGGATTGCCAACACCTGATCCGTAGCTTCGGAATTCAGCGCACCTGTCGGTTCATCTAAAAACAGGATTTTGGGATTATTAATCATTGCGCGGCAAATAGAAGCACGTTGTAACTGTCCGCCTGATACTTCTCGTATATCACGCGCTTCGATTCCTTCAATTTCCATCCTCTTCATGA is part of the Paenibacillus segetis genome and encodes:
- a CDS encoding MFS transporter is translated as MMLLAVSCGIIVANLYYAQTLVGPISTAMGLSPGSAGLIVTLTQVGYVLGLLFIVPLSDIIENRRLTVAALIMVVGALVAATLAPNSLIFLTASLLIGLGSVAAQILVPYATYLASEHQRGRVVGNVMSGLLLGIMFARPLASFITDLWGWQAVFTLSAVLITLLTILLSHALPKRKPVPTMNYGQLLGSLATLLKATPILRRRAIYQACLFGAFSLFWTVVPLRLAGHYHLSQQGIALFALAGVAGAVAAPIAGRLADKGLSHLMSGLAIAIALLAFVVTYIFQSTSNTALILLVLVAILLDMGVSGSLVLGQRAIYSLGNETRGRLNGLFMAIFFVGGAIGSFIGAWSYAYGGWTLTVLLGMSLPILAMLYYFTEKRTA
- a CDS encoding DUF305 domain-containing protein, whose translation is MNSHCELSLVTKAYLDTFFKILNNMIQNMTSVHLTNSISDIFIRQMVPHHLAAIEMSNNILKYTTNLELQGIALNIIAEQTQSIANMQAIQQQCSLMTNTDFERSHYMDRFKEISETMFFEMGSAQITNGVNANFVREMIPHHEGAVRMSNNVLHFNICPMLKPILYAIISSQCKGIKQMQQLLARLDCC
- a CDS encoding TetR/AcrR family transcriptional regulator, whose product is MSTKRGRPRNADAEKAILNASYDLLLEIGFGAVTVDKIAERAQVSKATIYKWWSNKAAVVMDGFMSAATARLPVPDTGSVFNDILIHASNLARFLTSREGKIITELIGEGQFDPGLAEAYRSRYFNHRRLEARLLLERGVQRKELKETLDIELTIDLIFGPIFYRLLITGEQLDDTFIKNLLTVAFEGIQSS
- a CDS encoding ABC transporter ATP-binding protein yields the protein MKPIIEVTNLSKSYGKLQAVKDISFYVERGKMFAFLGPNGAGKSTTIDIICTFLQPDSGSIIIDGYQLGKDDDKIRSVIGAVFQDGLLDSLLTVEENMKIRGGFYGAKGTTLADAVRKAAEAAGVMEFLKRPYGNLSGGQRRRADIARALVHTPAILILDEPTTGLDPQTRKNVWEIIKKLQKENNMTVFLTTHYMEEAADADYVVVIDNGSIAAKGTPSELKNRYASDQLNLFAGDTQTLTEFLTDSHIEFTQKVDKITINIPSTLDALPILEQCKPYITGFEVLNGTMDDAFIGITGKELRQ
- a CDS encoding ABC transporter permease, with the translated sequence MIGFAKRNLLLFFRDKSTVFFSLLAVFIIIGLYALFLGDVWVSEYKEIGNIRFLMDSWIMAGLLAVTSVTTTMGAFGTMVSDREKKMIKDFNSSPVRRSSIAGGYMISAFLIGCIMSVVTLVLIEVYIVVSGGKILSAVALGKVVALILVCTLANTAIIFLVVSFFKSNNAFATASTIIGTLIGFMTGIYVPVGSLPDAVQFVIKIFPVSHAVAIFRQVIMDVPLSEAFSGAPAETLIEFEKTMGVTYYFGDYKVTAWISILVLIVTMVVCFGLAVLNMTRKKK
- a CDS encoding ABC transporter ATP-binding protein, whose product is MIKVEKISKSFKDTQILHDISFEITKGEFIAVMGPSGSGKSTLLYSISGMDSISDGRVYFDGTNISEMQEEDLARFRLNKMGFVFQNAQMLKNLSVFDNITLPGLVAKKESADNIRKRASKIMKRMEIEGIEARDIREVSGGQLQRASICRAMINNPKILFLDEPTGALNSEATDQVLAILDDLNRDGMTIMTVTHDPRVAAKARKVLYMRDGQIAASKEFSVGADRDRELDEWLKNLKTKA